In Candidatus Omnitrophota bacterium, the genomic stretch AACGCCGGGCTCTCGGTCTGTTCAAAAAGGATATCTACCGCCTCTAAAATTGGCAGTTTAGATTTAACCAGGCCGGCAAGCTGTTCGGTAAATATAGTCAGGTCTTTAGAGCGGATTTTGGAAAACATGCCCGGCCTTTTGGCCCCTGAGAAAGCCGTGGAGGCAGGAGAAACCGGGCCTTTAGAACCTTGTTCAACTACAACAACGCTGACCGGCACATACCCCATCTGCTCCAGCTTTTCAAGAGCTGACTTTTCAGTCCCTGCCTCCAGGATCCCGCTTATAATCTCTTTCGGCCCTTTTTTCGCTTTGTAATTGAACCTTGTCATATCCTCTCCGTTGTGCGTTGTGCGCTATGCGCTATGCGCTGTGCGTCTTGCGTTTTCATAATTCCGGGGACACCATACTTAATTACCTATTTGTAAGACTTCTTAATTCCGGGTAATTCCGGGGACACCATACTTAATTACCTATTTGTAAGACTTCTTAATTCCGGGGACACCATACTTAATTACCTATTTGTAAGACTTCTTTTAATTCCGGTAATTCCGGGGACACCATACTTAATTACCTATTTGTAAGACTTCGGGGTAATTAAGTATAATGTCCCCGAAGCTGCCCCCGAAGCTGCCCTGAAACTGCGTTGACGCACAGCGCACAGCGCATGACGCACAGCGCAAGACGCGAGACGAATTATCTTTCTACGAGAATAGAAAGCTCGTTTCCTTCCATTCGGCTAATGCCTTTTTCGATCGCTAAAGGTGGATTTCCCTCCACCTCAACCTTGCCCTTTTGCAGACAGGAAACCATCGACTGATGAAAATCTAAAAGAGAAAACTCTCCTTCCTGCCCGGGCAGGGCAACCGAGTTAGTCATTCCGCTGAATACAACCTCAGCAGTTTTTATATCGATTATAGACACTTTAAACATTTCGTTGTGCGTTGTGCGCTATGCGTTGTGCGTTTTAATTCCGGGGACACCATACTTAATTACCTATTTGTAAGACTTCTTAATTCCGGGGACACCATACTTAATTACCTATTTGTAAGACTTCTTTTAATTCCGGTAATTCCGGGGACACCATACTTAATTACCTATTTGTAAGACTTCGGGGTAATTAAGTATAATGTCCCCGAAGCTGCCCCCGAAGCTGCCCCTGACACATGACGCATAGCGCATAGCGCAAGACGCATCACTCCTCCTCCGCCTGAGTCACCCTTATTATCTCCTGCGGCGTAGTCAGGCCGGCAATGACCTTTTCCCAACCCGAGACGCGAAGCGTCTTCATACCCTGGCTGATCACCCGTTCATTTATCTTGTCGGTTGAGGACTTTTCCAGAATTAATTCCTTGATTTCTTTATTAACCACCAATATTTCATAAATAGCCGTCCTTTCTTTAAAACCGGTAAAATTGCACTCTTCGCATCCCCGGCCCCGGTAAAAATGGATATCAGATTCTTTAAGCCCGGGGTTAACAGCGCTAACGTCTTTTATTATTTGCCGTTTAATTTCACTGCTTGCTTCGTCTTCTTGTTTACACTTCGGGCAGATAAGCCGAATGAGCCTCTGGGCAATAAACGCCTCCACCGAAGAAGCCACCAAAAACGGCTCAATCCCGATGTTCAATAATCTGGTTATGCCTCCGGCAGCGTCATTGGTATGCACCGTGGAAAAGACCAGGTGCCCGGTCAGGGCAATCCTGATCGCCAGCTCTGCCGTCTCTAAATCCCTGACCTCTCCGACCATCATTATATCCGGGTCGTGCCTCAACATACTTCGCAGGCCCTGGGCAAAGGTAAATCCGATTTCAGACATAACCTGAATCTGGCTTATACCTTCAAGCTCGTATTCTATCGGGTCTTCAATAGTAATTATTTTGTTTTTAGTGCTTTTGATACTGCTTAAACAAGCGTAAAGCGTGGTGGTCTTTCCGCTTCCCGTAGGTCCGCTGATAAAGATTATTCCGTGCGGTTTTTTTATCAATTCCTCTATTGTATTTAAGTTTTTCTGTTCCAAGCCTAGTTTTTTTAGGCTGAACAGCATCCTGGCAGGAAGGATCCTAATTACCATCCCTTCTCCGTGGCGGGTCGGAATAACCGAGATCCTTAAATCAAGTTCGTCTTCGCCGATCTTTACAACTGCCCGGCCGTCCTGCGGAAGCCGGCGCTCAACAATATTCAGCTTAGACATAATCTTTATCCGGGAAATAATCGCTGAAAAAAGGCGCTTCATCTCCGGTGAAACATCCGCCTCATAAAGCACGCCGTCAATACGGTACCTTAAGCCCAGTTTTCCCCGGTAAGGCTCGATATGAATATCAGTAGCCCTTTTGCGATGGGCCTCCAAAATTATCTGGTTTACCAACTTGACTATTGAGGCATCCTCGGCTAATTTTGTTATGTCTTCTACTTTTTCAGCCGGTTTAGCCTCGACAGACTGCCTGGGCGCCTTGGCAATGATCCCCTGCACAGTTTCTGCGCCAACCCCGTAATACTTTCTGATAGCCTTTATTATCTCGGCCTCCGAGGCCAGGACCGGATCAATCTCATAGCCCAAAAACATTTTCAGGTCATTCAACGAGCGCAGAGGGTCAAAGGCAGCAATGGTTAATTTGCCTCCTTTGTATCTTATCGGAACTACCCTATAGTGCCAGGCGAACTTGGCCGGAACCTTGTCTATCGCCGAAGAAGAAACAGG encodes the following:
- a CDS encoding GspE/PulE family protein encodes the protein MVAKLGEMLVAKGIITGRQLETALSEQQKKKGELLGATLIRLGYLKEEQLLVVLSEQLSIPYVKLGNIPVSSSAIDKVPAKFAWHYRVVPIRYKGGKLTIAAFDPLRSLNDLKMFLGYEIDPVLASEAEIIKAIRKYYGVGAETVQGIIAKAPRQSVEAKPAEKVEDITKLAEDASIVKLVNQIILEAHRKRATDIHIEPYRGKLGLRYRIDGVLYEADVSPEMKRLFSAIISRIKIMSKLNIVERRLPQDGRAVVKIGEDELDLRISVIPTRHGEGMVIRILPARMLFSLKKLGLEQKNLNTIEELIKKPHGIIFISGPTGSGKTTTLYACLSSIKSTKNKIITIEDPIEYELEGISQIQVMSEIGFTFAQGLRSMLRHDPDIMMVGEVRDLETAELAIRIALTGHLVFSTVHTNDAAGGITRLLNIGIEPFLVASSVEAFIAQRLIRLICPKCKQEDEASSEIKRQIIKDVSAVNPGLKESDIHFYRGRGCEECNFTGFKERTAIYEILVVNKEIKELILEKSSTDKINERVISQGMKTLRVSGWEKVIAGLTTPQEIIRVTQAEEE